The window GGGGGGAGACATTACTGAGTATATTCAGTAGGCTGCAAACCCCCAAAACTAGAAACTTAAACTGAACAGGCGTCACTTTTGGTTTgatatccagctcttataatacatccatgagaTGCACCGACCGTGTCTGctggagtgtttgtgtgtttgtgttcagttctgttatttccctccattctctctctttcatgttttcacatctACTCGCGTATgtccattgactttgtatgtaatcaCCTCGCaatgttttatattctgtctgAAGAGGCAGTAACACTCACCAGGACAATTCTCTTCTTAAGttttacattatacatttgAAGGGAGTTAAAATACCAAATCCAAATGAATAAAacttcaaaataaactacattttactGAAATATACCACAACAGGCTCCAGACGACAAATGTATTTGACTGCGTCTGAGGACGATTGATTTGCTTGAATTAAACCAACaaaaaaggtgagaaaatgAGCATTTTATTCGTCTTTTCCTCCAAACAGACAGTGAAGttgacaaaatgtgaaacataAAGACGTTCACCTTCCTCCATCACTTCACACGTTTTCCCCCCTTCCAACTCTGAATTGAACTGTTTCTGGGTTTAAACCTTGAgactttgaaatgaaacagagatGAGTTCCTTTCTCTTTAGTAAACTACATGATGAGTGTCCGAGGTCGCCTTAAATCTTCAACAATAAACCCACAAAACTAGCTTGAGTGTCAGTTCAGGGTTTGATCTAAACAATCAATCCACCCAAAACaagaagctttaaaaaaaaaaaaaaagacatgaaaataaaaacaggtcatCTCTTCGTCCTcgtctatttcttcttcttcttgctcttCTTGCCTCCCTCTCCCTGCTGAGAGCTGGTGTCTCCTCCTCCGCTCTTCTGGGTCCGAGTCTTTAGTTTCGGGATCATCTCTGCGACGTAAAACATCACGTCTTTACCTGCAGGgaacaaaaaacagattcatGTTTAGTTCATGCATTTACAATGAACTTCAGTAACCTCGTTACAGTCGGCGGTCCGGTGAGATGATTTATTAAAACGTTGAACATGTAAACGTTTAACTGAGTTTCTGCTTTTTACAATCAATTAAAACATCAGCAGGACAAAAGATTTCAGACTAATCAGTAACCATAGAAACCGTACTGGTACTGATGATGTAAAGAAGAACATTTTGTGTTGAGTCGAAGAGAagagatgtgatttttttccccacatctTACTGGAGCTGAAACGATCAGTCgatcaaactgtttttataaaatcaatgaattgttcttttttcaggcaaaaatgccaaaaacaacagtttctGCAGCTTCACTGAGTTAAATTGAAGACATTTTAACACCACATAGATGGAAATTTAACACTTGTTTCATAGTCACAGTATGAAAGATATCaataaaaaccattaaaatcaTTTGATAAGTAACATTTCTGCCTCTGGCATCAAAGAAAACTACATTTAAGACCTTTGTGAATCAAACTGAAGTCTTTTAAATACTTTCTTTTCCAGACCTGCAGCTTCCTGGTTTGAGTCTCCGGGTTTTATTAACGTCTGAACAGGAGATATTattggctgctggaggagacTGTTTGACCAATCGGGAGCTAGATGCTGCCGCTCCTTTGACCTCGTTAAATCCTCCGAGACGCCGACGTTCAATCAGACCTCGTTAACATAAATAGCCTCCAAATGTCCTTTTTTGGAAATCCGCCTGAaacttctcttttgtttttttttctacaatatTTTTAGGCAGACTGCGTTTTTAAATCTTTACTGTCTGCTCTTCTCTATCTATCTGGAACTTTATGCAGATAATCACGGAGGTTCAGGAGCTGCAGAcgttttcatttcagtttaaataaagtGAGGATGAGACGAAAAGGTTCAGCAGACGTTCACATCATCTCTTCTTCATAGTTCTTGTTTTCAAAAAGGTGaatttttattgagttttagtcaaaatgttcacacacacacacacacacacacacacacacacacacacacgcacacatgcacacacgcacgcacacgcacgcacgcacacacacacgcacacacccacacgcacgcacacacgcgcacacacatgcacacacatgcgcacacacacaaacacacacacacgcacatacacgcacaaacacaaacatgcgcacacacgcgcacacacacaaacacaaacatgcgcacacacgcgcacacacacacacgcacatacacgcacacacacaaacacacacacacacacacgcaaaggcgcacacacaaacacacacacacacacacacgcgcgcacacacacacacacacacacagagcagagtgtGTGTAGGACTTACGGGAGCTGAATTTCTCCAGACAGAAGCTGCCGTCAGCTTCCTTTATCTGAACTCTGACCCGACCTCTGAACTCCCTGTTCCACTCCCTGGGATGCATTttgttctgtaaaaaaaacaaacaaacaaacaaacacacagtatgaTGTCATTatatgatgatatgaagagAGTGTGTGATATTTGCTGTGTCGTTCTGATCCTGCAGGAAGTTTTGTCCGACTTTATCCAGAGTTTGATCAAACTCGTCATCATGTGATCAAGCTCAGCTCATTTTAGGCACAAGTATCAAACTTTCTCCTACATGTGTAACGAGGTCACACACCCAGAATAAAGAACTATGATGACAATGTCTGTACTACAAGAAATATAACTTTAAGTATAAGGCTTTAGGCTGtgatctatatttttcttcttgtaaacaaatctcatgtttggatccaaacccAGAGAGAAGTTCTGTGTGAGGcggacgctactgagcatgtgcaggaacacgcttctgttgtggttgttgtttttttttttattattgttattttattctacttttttgtgtgtgttttaacagatgtgagtgtgtctgtgtgtaatataataataataataataataataacaataataataataataatagattttGAATAAAGGTGCTGCAGGTTCAACCTCCACGTAGACGTTCATCCCTGCAGCCGTCAGGACGTCTCTCATCTCAGCGCAGGACGGATTCTCCACAGCCTGCAGAGACACACCGACACCGTTAACTCACAACACTGAAGACGTCACTGCTTTCTATTCATTTctattcaaaaaaaaacaacacatttttaaaaaaagtccaCCTGCGGAGAGATAATCCATAAAGTTTTATATTGAACAGTTTCCTCCTGCAGCTCGTCAGAACGGctgtgagataaaaaaaactatttcagaaAACCTTTCAAAGACTGAATCATCAAACGTCAACAGCTTTCAAACtattcaggaggaaaactgtcagctgtgtgtcattCTGTACGAACTACGTGTGATTTAAGAGATTCACTTTCAATGAAATGACTCAATAACAGCCTCAAATATTCTGGCGAACAGATGACTGACGGTTGGAAAACTTTGTCTGAAGAAGGCAACATGTAGCATTTATTATATAGTGAAACGTCTTCATGGTGTCTTGTacgctgctgcagctggatCGTCGttatcgattattttctcgactCGTCGATTAAACGTTGCGTCtagaaaaatgtcagaaaatagaataaaaatactTGTTGTCGTTTCTTAAAGCTCGCGGCGACGTTTTCAAACGTCTCAAAGTGTTTGATcaacagctgaaaacacaaagatattcagtttactgttaaattct of the Thunnus maccoyii chromosome 9, fThuMac1.1, whole genome shotgun sequence genome contains:
- the srp19 gene encoding signal recognition particle 19 kDa protein gives rise to the protein MAHLSQNPADKERFICLYPVYINSKKTLAEGRRIPSEKAVENPSCAEMRDVLTAAGMNVYVENKMHPREWNREFRGRVRVQIKEADGSFCLEKFSSRKDVMFYVAEMIPKLKTRTQKSGGGDTSSQQGEGGKKSKKKKK